In Ornithorhynchus anatinus isolate Pmale09 chromosome 5, mOrnAna1.pri.v4, whole genome shotgun sequence, the DNA window GGTCCAATAAAAAGTAGATATTCAACCCAATGAataggggaggcaggagagatgaactACGCCACTAGTGATCTATACATGTTGAACTTTTGGTGTACGTACACgtacacagacacaaacacacacacagaaatggaaaacagaaacttctttcaCCAAGAGAACACATTCCAGTCACTTGCATTTGTGCCAGTTTTCTTAAGGGAGTGGCAAGTCTCAATGACAAGCTGAATCCTTCTGAAAGGGAATATTATCTGAATGATTTTCAGTTCCTAAATCAATGATGaaagggaatgaaaaaaaaagatccgCACAATAGGGAAGTTTAATTATCTTATTCAAATCCTTTCTGGCCAGAATCAGTATCTCAGCTTCTTAAAGGACACCACCCTGGTTTGCATACATAACACTAAGGGTGACAGAGAGCTGTTTTCATTATTGTACAAGTTAGCAAACATGGGTTTCTGCCGAACAAAAGCAGACATTTGGAACAGAAATCTCCCAGCTATACATAACTTGGGAGGATGCGGGGTAGAGAAAAGCTTTTGCTTCTTAAACTGTAACAGGTTCACTGAACGACAAAAGCTTAAAAGAGAAAACTTGGATCGGAGACTCTTTTGGATTGATTGGTTCCTAGAGGCTGGATCGGTATTTCAAACAAGAGGATTTGAGGGCATGAACACCTACTGTCTTACAGCTAGGTAggccattttattgatgaggtcgTAAAAAGGGTTTTGATACTCTGCCCAAGCAGCAGTCACCTGAGAAACAGCCTAGGATAAGTTGAAGGAGAAACAGCTACTTGGCTAATTTAGGTTGTTGGTATGGGAAAAAGGTTCTCTGCTGGTTCTCTCGTGACGATCTGCATTTATTCTAAATGCCAATTCCTCAGCAAAGACTATATTTACTCCTGGATAAGGATACAGCCACTTGGTACCGAGGAGACCGTACCCACCAAAGTATGGGAAGTTCATTCTGAGTCGACTCGGGTGGTTATGGAAAGGAAAGATGGCTGGAATAGCGTTCTTCCTTTGAGTCCCAGCAgaatttttgttaagtacttatttttggtatggtatttaagcccttattattatgtgccacgcattgtactaagcactggggtagatagaaactaatcaggatagacacagtccctgacccacgtgggactcacagtcttaatccccactttacagatgaaaatatggaggaagagaatgacagattagtggtggaaccaggaagagaacccaagtccttctgactcccagggctgtgctctaaccactaggagaAACTGCTTCAATCCAGTCAAGTCTCAACTCCCACCATTCCAGATGCAGTGtgcccttagtggaaagagcccaggcttgggagtgagaggctgaatcctggctccaccgcttgtcagcctcCCAGCTGACCTCccggcttcctctctccccccactccagtccatacttcacgctcttgctcggatcatttttctatagaaacgttcagggtgtgtttccccactcctcaagaaccttcggtggttgcccatccacctccacatcgaacagaaactcctcactactggttttaaagcactcaatcaccttgccccctcctaccttgccgtGTTACTCTGCTATAAGCCAGTCCGcaagctttgctcctctaatgctgctAACCTTCATGCTTTTCCTCGACCTTATCTAGCTCGCTGCTGGCCtctcccccacgtcctgcctctggcctgaaacaccctccctcctcatatccgacacacAGTTACTCTCTCCTCATCAAAGCCTTAacgaagtcacatctcctccgagaggcctttcctgattaagccctcttctcccagtcccttctgcaacaccccgacttgctccctttattcatccgcccccagagcacttatgtccatacctgtaatttatttttattaatgtctgtctccccctctggactctaagctcgttttgggcagggaatgtatctgtcatattgttacagtgtactctttcaagtgctcagtaagtgctcaataaatatgactgactggctgagaccttggacaagtcacttcactattctgtgcctcagttccttcatctgtgaaatggtgattaagactgagctccacatgcgACAtcgaccgtgtctgacctaatgagcttgtatcttccccagtgtttagtaaagcacctggcacttaatacacacttagataccataaaaaacaaagatATGATTCTATTATACAAAACACCCTAGTGACGTAGATCAGTTTCATTCACACTATCATGTAGAAATGGAGCCTCTACTGTGCTTGTCTGTCACAGGAGAGAACTCGGAGATCCAGACTTTGAGCCTGAAGAAAAACTTCAACTTTTTCTTGACGGTGCAGAAACCAGGTTGGCAGAACAAAGCCACTAGAAGCTGCTTTGTCACACCCTAAACCTGTTTCTTAAAGTGAGATCTCAAAGCAAACACTGTACTCTGATTTAAGCTATTTTAATCATGTGTACCTGAAAACCCAATTCCTCTAAAAAGCCAAAGTCCTTAAAGCTTGttttaaaagagaagaaaaagatgacAGTTGACCAAAACATaaaaatcataatgatgatgatgatggtatttaagcacttactatatgccaaccactgtcccaggtgctggggtaagtacaaggtcatcaggtggtcccacatggggctcacacacgtaatccccattttgcagatgagggaactgaggcacagagaagtgaagtgacttgcccaaagtcacacagctgataagtggcagagctggcattagaaccaattatctctgactctcaagcctgggttctttccactaagcttcaattagggaaaaaaaaaactacattaAGATATGTCAGCTTTGAAAGAACAAGTTTTCAGTGAATGTTAGTTTCTTGAAGTGCAGATTAACTTGTGTTTGCTTTAAAAACAAGACCAAAGTCTCTCAATTTTCTGAAACTGTAACTCGTGGCTTGTTTGTAGCTAAGCTCTTTATTCCCATCCCATGGAACTTTTCTGAAGCTTAGacacctaattcacttgtaattAACAGTTTTAGAGAGCCTTAAAATGACACTGATGGAGCCAAGACTGCTTTTCTCCTGAAACCCCATCGTGTTTTGGTCCTGACCAGGTCCAAATTGTCCagcttgtacactcccaaggaaATGCCAAAATGCTTCAGAGAAATCCTCCCTCTAAACGGGGAATGCCTGAGTTTGATGCCTCAGAACTAGGAAATAAGCAGAAGTGACAAATGTACACAGATTCAAATGACACCCCAAGGAACACTATACCAGGAAGACGCAAAAGAAATTCCATTTAGGCTGTGGGAAACCCATCAGATCAACTTTCAGTCCTTGGCCTGGGCAGGACAACAGGTCCTATCCTGACTACTATAGAACTGGAAAATCCAGGAACAAAAGGGGACTGCAACAAAGGTGAACCGATGTTCTACTccccaaggtttttttttttttttaaaaaaaaccaaacacatgcAATTCTTAACTCTCAGATGACAGATCGATTATATCAGGTCTGAATTATTCAAATCCATTAGAGGGGATTTTAGGGGCATTAAACAAATGAGAGTCACCAAGAaatagttggggggaggggaagtagaGGTGTCACAATGGGGTCAGTATGTTGGCTCAGAGACTCCTTTAGCTATCGCTGACCTGGAAAACGCTTTAGCTCTAGTTTATATTTACTAAGGAAAGAGAGTCGGCTTATTGTCTATCATCCTACTCTGGTTTGGCCCAGAAACATCCTTTCAAGTGTTACCAAAAAAGATAAGTACCAGATGTCTCATGAGGGGAAGCTATCAATTTGGAATGCTTGGTGCTTAGCTTTAGTCTATTTTCCATTATTTTCATAAATCGAAGCCTTTACTGATGAGCCAAACTCATTTAAAAAATATGGGGTATGCTTCAGACAAACTCGTAAAAGCAAGTTGCTTTATTTCAAACATGCTAAGGAAAGGCAcaaatggaggggaaaaaaaagcaaccccAAAACATCTGGCCAACAAGTTTAGGATAAAGGACATCCCCAGTGAGAAAAATCAGTTACTACAGACTTCATCTTCACTAGCATTATTATAGTTTTGAGGCCCCTTAATCTGGTTTTATATTCATCTAGTTCTAGGAttgcatgttaaaaaaaaaaaaatcaaagtgctcaaatttgggaaaggagagaattCCTTCTCTCCCTATTCATTATTTTCTGGCCAAATGCACCCTTCCTAGTCCTCTCCGAATCTACCATACGAATAGTGATGACAAATTCCTGCCCTGTGTCAGGAGCTTGATCAAAGCCCCgccttccacccctcctcctcttcctcctctctagattataataatgtaggtatttgttaaacgcttactatgagcagagcactgttctaagcgctggggtagatacaaggtaatcaggttgtcccacatgaggctcaccgttaatccccattttacagatgagggaactgaagcacagagaagttaagtgacttgcccacagtcacacagctgacaagttgcagagctgggattcgaacccatgacctctgactcccaagcccggctctttccactgaaccacaatgCTTCATGTGCTCTCCCACgcttggaggggaaggaggagtggaTGCCAGTGCAGGAAAACTTCAGAGAGGAGCGcctggaggggctgggagagaactGGTCATCAGAGGGCAGCCCTTCCGACCTCAAGCTCCCTTGGCCCGGGATCCTCAGgctgcctctcccactccccttaccACAattttccctgcctttccccctcccctgacaTCTCCAATGTCATCTGACAGGAACCTTAGACTAGTCAGACCCAGATTCTCCCACGGGACTCTCTACCACGGTTACATGGGTTTTCCACTGAGGAAATGTTCGGCAGAGTAACGACTAACTCAAAGGCAACTCGGTTTTGAGACTCATTACAAAGTCGTGTTTAAATATCAAAGTAAACAATCCACCTTGTTGCTATCAGAGGCGTTCCTCATTAAGTACACCAGCTTCTGCTAAAACACGCCTACAAAAACTAGGCTATTTAAGAAACGTACATTTGCGCTAGTAATTAAACAAATCACTTGCCaagcataatttaaaaaaaacaaacaaaaaaccccccaaacaccCACACACTGACTTAAAAATACATCCTCCAGGCTTGAGACTTGATTTAAGAGCAGTTAATGGAGCATTCCAGGAGTTTAAAGGCAGATCAAAAGTCCCCATTTGTGGTTTTTCAGTTTCAGATTTGATCATCTCATCTGATACCTAATCATTTCTGGGCTAACAGCTGCTGTCACAAAATCAAATGGTTACTCCTGGTGACGACTAGCTGGCTGCCATCCTGCAGTTACTCCCCAGAGCCCCCCAATACTTAAAGTGCAAACGGTACGCTGCCAGGAACTGCCCCAGATTCCCCAGGTGGACAACgggacatcataataataaatgtggcatttgttaagcacttactatgtgccgagcactacactaagcaccggggtgggtacaggcaaatcgggccggacgcagtccttgcccgacatggggctctcggtctcaatccccattttacagatgagggaaccgaggccaaggtcacacagcagacacgtggcagagccgggatcagaacctacgaccttctgactcccaggcccgtgctctacccactacgtcatCTATCTCTCCTCCATCTAATATGAGGCAGTGCCAGAGTCCAGgaattctggaggaggaggaactggaggaaaggagaagagcaaagactCCTGAGAAGCCAAGTTGCCAAGCTGCGGTAGTCTACCAGAAAGCAGCCAATTAAAACACGCTGCGGGACACCGCTGCCCCACCCgccttcatcccagccccactctgGTGGGGATTTCCGTTATCTGGTGTCCTAGGTCTCTGCTGCCAACCCGCTGGAACTGGAAATGGAAAAGGTATCCACGGAGCAGAAAAGAAGTTAATGCGATGATTTAAAAGCACTGACGGATAAACAGAAATAAAGAACGCTAAATATGGCCCTCTTCCAAGCAAGGGAAAATTCTGAATACGTGACTCGAAATCGGACGCCATCTTTCCGATTAAAAAGTAATGGCTGTGAACGGACTAGAGGAAAATAGAACGTCTGTAGTTGATGGCCCCAGTAAGAAATGCCGGGAGAATAGATGGCAGcggggcctgatggaaagaacccaagcctgggagtcacgggaacTGGGATTTAGTCCTGGCTTtgcagtttgtctgctgtgtgcccttgggcaagtcacttcacttctctgtgcttcggttacctcaactgcaaagtgggaattgagactgcgagccccacatgggacagggactgtgtccaaccccattagcttgcagctatcccagcgcttagtacagtgcctggcacataagtgcttaacaaatacgagccTATTTGAAGTCTTTAGACAAACTGTGACATCCTTCGAAAAAGGAGGGGGCTGCCTGACCAAAACAGTGAAGAGACACCTgcaaccccagtgcttcaaaagaAATTCTTCTCAGGTAGTAACTTCTGAGAGGGATCAAGCAACCAGCAGTCATCAAAAGATGAATCAAAGAACATTACACGATAAATAGGGACCACGTTTAGTTGCCGATTCCACTTCTCACAAGTACACAACAGATAGAAGTTCAGAGCGTCCCTTTGTGTGAAGGCACTACGTTGACTGGGTGTGAAATAACTGAGTTTTGGTGACCTGGGCCCAGAGTCAGTTGCCGGCATTAAGTCATCTCAACGGCCTCTCCCGCCTCTCGGTAACTTGGTGATCAGCCATAAAGATGAGTTGACGGTGCGACACAAGCTATTCGGGGGCATTCGGGAAGAAATCATTCAATCCGTATTGATTAGCAATTTTGGATGCTTAATCACATCCCTCATTACCAACCTGCCGCACGTCACAGGACTCGCTTGCAGAAGGATTGTGGAAAATGAATGCACGtgtggatgggaggaggaaagggatacTACTAGTGcattgggaggggtggggagaaccgcgacggggagggagagagggaggaggagaaagttgcCCCTCTGCTTTAAAGTCCAGGCGGTGATATGGCACTGCTGCTTGGGACTGGTGATGTCACTGACACCATGTTGGCAGCCAGCCTAACCTAAccagggcggggcggggagtTATCGAGAACTGCATATTTGCTCTTTTGCTACAGCGACAGTACTGTACGCACTCCTGTGGTACTTTGAAGAGAGGCGCTGCACCGAATTAATTTGCATCATTTATAATTGTGCCTAGAAACGCTCATGCAGACGCTCAGGACCTATGGAATGACCGGTGGGGCACTTCGTTGATAATCATAATATTCGAAGCTTAAATAAAATGGCAACGGGATGGACGTCTGTTTTAACCTTGAATAAAACGGGGAGAGTCGGTTTTGTATCCCGAGTTGTGATCGGCAGTATACAAGCGATCGGAAATGGCATGTTACTCGTCTTTTCGGAAGAGGCTTACCTGAATGGCAGCAAACGCCAATGCTGCCCAGATAACATACATCATGATGTCCTGTAGCTTCTTTACAACTAAAGCTTCACATCCCTGAAACAGAAATTAGGTCAAGAATCAGGACTACTCAAAGGAAATTAGGAAGCATCACTCCCACCTCGTCTTAAAGTAGaacgtattttttaaaaatggctacAGACAGGAGTAGCAGCTACCAACAGCCGAGTCATCATTTTATAACAAGAAAATACCACTTAAACCCAACAAGACAGTGGAAAAGTAGGATCCTTAATGAATGACACGAATAACAGATCAGTGAGGTTCAtgggctgggtctgacctgactgtcttctatttcagtgcttcgaataataataataataatgatgatgttggtatttgttaagcacttactatgtgccgagcactgttctaagcgcgggggtagatacagggtaatgaggttgtcccacgtggggctcacagtcttaatctccattttacagatgagggaactgaggcacagagaagtgaagtgacttgcccacagtcacacagctgacaagtggcggagccgggattcgaaccgtgcttgggcacataatatgcgcttaataccacagttattattgactCTGAATCAAACCAGGGACCCCGTCCCAATTCCCCCTCCCTGGCATGGATCGAGAACCAAGTTCGGAGCATGCCGTCATGGACGCAGCCGACTTACCTCGGAGTAGAGGTCGGAGGGGCGGGCAAGGCTTCCGTTGCAGTTGCTGACAGTCGCTTTGCAGCAGCTGAGGGGTACACTCTGATTTTTGGTTTCTTTGAACCAGTCTGTATTCTCCCAGTCAGAATAATTATGAATCCCACAACAACgcagctggagggggagggaggggagtccaAAACACAAGAAAAAAGATACTTCACTGCATTTTCTCTCTCACTAGACTCTGACAGGCTGATATTTCAGATTTCAGAAAAACAAAATCTACCACTGGGCACTTCTAAATAATGAAAACTGGGCAGGTAACCAGAGTGTGGCAAATGTTTAGGGATTCTTGCTATTTACGTCGCTCATCATGACACCTTAatcatcactcaatggtatttatctagcgtttcctgtgtgcaaggTACacagtacactaaaacagagttggcagacatgttccccgcccacaacgagcttacagtctcgatcccgCCACACAGGCTTCCGTAGTTTATTATCCAGGCAACTCTCTGCACTAGGCACTGCCCTTCGGTTCAAAAAGGAGTGGCTGGAGGGCCTAGCGTCCACAAAACGGAGAGTGAATCTGAAGCTGGCAGGCAAATAAAGGCTCTCCACACCAGACGTGGCGGTCTGGGCTACCTCTGCTTAAAACCAATCTGGCTGCCACACGCTCACCTGCCTCTGCACATAATCAATAGCTCGACTGGCAGCGTCAGGAGAGGTTCCATTATAGGCCCTGTACACCTTCTCGATGCTGCGGTCGACCTCGTTTTCCacctaaagaaaaacaaaaagcgaATTTTTCAGTCTCTAACCAAACGGGGAGGAAAAGCGGCCAGCATTTTCCGTCCCTGAAGAACAGCTTCTTCATCTAGGTTGTTGAAGTACTTTAATGCAATActtggaaagaaatgaaaaaaaaaccgcCAAACCAAAACCCACATGTTTTGAGGCTTCTGATTAATGCAACTTAGAGACATCTGTATCAGCAGCAGATAAATGTATAGATTATGAAAGTATCATCCGTGCGTCTCTTCTTAGTGTAGCACGGCCAGCTCTTGACAGAAGGAGCTTTGCAGAAGCAGCCTCAGGAGGGATGCCCCATTTTGTAAACCGCCTACCTTCGTTTTTTTAAGACAAAAGTTAGCTTGGCTCGTTTCCCGAGGGCTCACTTTCTTTTACCTTTCTTGTAACTCAGAAAGGGAACGCAGAGAGCCCTGCGATCCAAAATGCAAGGACACGTTCCTAGATCCTCCTTTGGGGGAGTTGGCTCAGACGAAGCATTGAGGGAGAGAAAGTGAGTAGGTAGAATCAACCCCAGCATGGGGAATTTTATTTGAAAGCTGAATTTTAAGTGTGGAGGATGAAAGAGGACGAGGGAGTCTTTGCGCCTTCCCGGTGCTGACTCTTCCTTTAGTGACACGTGCACATGGCAATTCAAGAAACAACTCTGAATCCATTTAAATGCATCACTAGACAGGctgaagcccctctcagggtcactcctagagagtttccagtactctaccagtctacgggagggagagtcaagcagaggcatacccattccattcctatcttgggcagcggctagagagtggaaggcaatctgctacaagtcaaaactcgcctgggctgggcagcagctgcatggaagggactcgaggatggagactcaagattttttaccaagaaaattctacggatacactaccgcaaccactgcagatggaggtggggagttctgggagagatttgtccctGGTGCCGCTATGGGATGGggacgactcgacagcctaagacaagacaggTCCAGGTTAGATCGGCTATTTGGGGTATTTTATAAGATTGGAAGAGTGGAACAACAAGCAGGGATCAGGGCTACTGTTATGCCCAAGAATTTAGCAAATgtttaaaatgaaatgattttgcaCTAAGGAAATGGAAGCCATATAAACTATGGTCAAATTCCTTTGTTTTATATTTGTACCTatgccaatcaatccatcggtggcatttattgagggcagaacactgaactaagcacttggaagagttggtagaagtgactCCTGTccccgaagagcttacagtctagaagacaagaaCATTTCTGCTCTCCTGAGGGTGGCGGAGTCACTATTTTAACACAACATGACTGTTAATGGGTCAAACTTCCATCAGGGGTTTCTGACTAATTCACATCCCTCCATCAGCTCAGAGGAGTAATCATCAGGTTCCAGGAGGACATAATGTGCCCGTTCTGATTCTGTGAGCCCACAGCgttcccctctccaccaccgaATGCAATATTCAAACAGGTTGACGGGCGTTGGATGCATGAACAATCTCTAATTCCCGATGTTCTAGCCAAAGCACATATATTGAGAATGTGCACTATGGCAGAACTAAGTATATTTAAAATACccttaggggaaaaaaattggCCTCTTAGGGCTACAAAAAGTCTTTTGATGCTTTGCTACTTTATTGCATGCTAACTTTTATTGAACTCTGACCACACTCTAATTCTACATTAGAACATTCCTCCAAGGTCAGCAAACAACTAAATTAGTTTCAGGCCGACCGACCGCTGTGGAGGTTTTAATATTAAGTTGCCTATCGTGTTACAGACTCGAGGCTGTAATGAAGATATTAGGGAACTAGAATGGCTCTATGAAGAACGCCCTCATCCCTGGTTCCAAACACAAGCTGATAATTCTAAAATTAAAGCAGTTTAAATCCTTAAGTTTCATGCCAGCAAGTGCATTTTCAGAACTAGTTAAAGAGGCCTCAGAAAGAAGCTTAATCTTTTTGATCCTTAAATAAATTTTACCTTTATGTGTCTCAGCATAATTTTTGAGAACCTGAAAATTTAACTACCCACGTTTCAAACAAAAGTAGGATTTTAATCTCCTCAACTGGCAAGAATTTAAAATGGAGTTCATATGTTTTTGCCTTCTCAAACAGATAATCTTTAACCCACAGTGACCAGGCCAGATTTCCCCACAAAACCAAAAGCAAATCAATTTGGGAGGATGCCGCAAAGCCGGTCCTTCATCAGTTTATGAAAATCGGACCACTCGAAATCCCCAAACCCACAGAACAAATCACTCCATGCAGAATTTGTAggctgagaaaaagaaaaacaatgaaaaacCACACAAAATAGCACAAATGTCAAATAACTTCCACAAAAAGAATTTTCCAAAAGCATTAAGATAGTAGAAAGCATGAAGTGGGGCGAGGAGAGTAAGCCTGTTTCTACTTTTATATAAATTATTCGACCAGGACCGTATTCATTTCATGGCAAAAGAAAGTGCAAATTGCAGGTTTAGCGGACCCACCTTTGCTCGGTAAATGTAACCCAAAACCACGACGACAACTTCTGTGACAAAAACCAAGAGGAGGATGATCACAAACTGCaatgagaaagggagaaaaatgagagCACACGAATTAAAAGGAGGCAC includes these proteins:
- the TSPAN3 gene encoding tetraspanin-3, with the protein product MGQCGITSSKTVLVFLNLIFWAAAGILCYVGAYVFITYDDYDHFFEDVYTLIPAVVIIAVGTLLFIIGLIGCCATIRESRCGLATFVIILLLVFVTEVVVVVLGYIYRAKVENEVDRSIEKVYRAYNGTSPDAASRAIDYVQRQLRCCGIHNYSDWENTDWFKETKNQSVPLSCCKATVSNCNGSLARPSDLYSEGCEALVVKKLQDIMMYVIWAALAFAAIQLLGMLCACIVLCRRTRDPAYELLITGGTYA